DNA sequence from the Procambarus clarkii isolate CNS0578487 chromosome 9, FALCON_Pclarkii_2.0, whole genome shotgun sequence genome:
gtctcgcttcatgcaggtcggtgttcaatccccgaccgtccaagtggttgggccaccattccttccccctgttgtcatcccaaatccttatcctgatcccttccaagtgctatatagtcgtaatggcttggcgctttctccccatAACTCACTCCCTCCCTAACATTGCTGCTGGCTCTGTACACTTCAATTATCAAAGAATAACGATTCTTCTTCTTAACGATTCTTCTTCTTAACGATTCTTCTTCTTAACGATTCTTCTtcttaacgattcttcgcggcaggggatcgtattccagggaccataggattaaggacttgcccgaaacgctacgcgtactagtggctgtacaagaatgtaacaactcttgtatatatctcaaaaaaaaaaaaaatcctgcagTACATTACAAATTTCAGCATCTTGACAATTGTGGCACCCGTTTATTGTTataaacctgcccccccccccctgcgtatGTATTAATTTAATTAAGAAGAAACTCCCATTACATACAAATTAGTAAAACAAATTATATAACTGATTAAAATTAATACAAAATACAGGCGGTATCTGCCACTCAATTATTTTAAGGCAATTTCGTAAAAGGTGTTAGTTTTGGTGTAGTTAAAATTATGTAAATAATGCTTTTAATTGATATAATTGGTTATAATGAATAAACTGACATTAGGGAACGTTATACACAGTAATGGTGGTGTATatgaaactattttttttttttttaacttcagGATGCATGAGGAACGTGTGGATCGCGAACGTCAGATGGCGCTGGACCAGCGACGGGGCCTCACGCCCACCAACATGCCCGGGCCCCACCACCCAATGCCGCCCACCTCCGCCCACGACGACCACCAGCCGCCCATTTCTCCCGTCCTCAACCTCTCCAAGGGCGCCGTCTCTGAAGAGGCACAGGAGGAGCGGGAGGACGAGCGGGACCACGACCTGGCTAGCCACGACTCCGGTCGCGACCTCCACGACCATGACCGCCGCCACGACCCTCATGACGACGATCGTCTCTCTGAtatggacgacgacgacgacaaggAGGAGTGTAAGTGTCTTTGACTCTCATTAATCGATAAAGAAAAGGCATTTTCTTGTAATATTATATCGCGTGACAGTGACGTTTCGTATATGCAAAATTGCGTTCCACGTGGACAGTAATACTAAAAAGCAATTTCTGCTCCGATTTGCAGCTATGGACGTGGCGGACGCGTGGACGCGCGCCTCCAGCACCTTAGGACAGACGCAGCTCACCTCTCCGCCAGCGCCTCCCGGAGCCCTGGCTAGCATGGGCGGCAACGCACCTCTCTCCTCCACGGAGGTCCTACTCAGGAATATTCTCGGCCTCCTTCGAGTGGCCGAAGAGAACGCCCGACACCACGAGAGGCAAACCCAGTGTGAGAAAGGTCAGCGCCAGTTCATCACTCGTCTCTAATGTTTTCTCTCAGATTTTTTTTGGTCCTGTATTTCCTAACTTTTCTTGAATATTTTAAGATTGTTCCTGAATTTTCTCGAttgttttttcacatttttctctGTGTTATATATAGTTTGTTATGTTTTATTTGCTTCATAAACATTCTATTGTACACGACTgttgtatttaatattttttttttttacagctgAATTGAAAATGGAAGTCTTGCGAGAGCGTGAATTGAGGGAGACGCTGGAGAAGCAGCTGCAAGAGGAGCAGAAGAACCGGATACTGATGCAGAAGCGCTGCGCTAAGCTGAAGAAGCTGCGCCGTCGCCTACAAGAACGCCTCGACGTGGAGATGAAGAGAAGGAGTCGCTACGAGGACCACATCCGCTCCAACTCTCCCGACGCTCTGGGAGACATTAATGGTACGTGTAAGTGCAAATAATTTTTTGTGTACTGCCTTCCTCCGCCTCTGACATGGAAATAAGCTAAACTGGTTTACTGGTGACGGTGAAATATCTACGCAAGACCTTCATAGCTTATCTAATATGTTCTTTTCTGCTTTCAGATACCATACGAAAGGAGATGGAAGCGATCGCAGCTGAATTACAGAACGACGAACTCAAGCAGAGTCAGCAGCAGAAGGAAGAGCGCGAGGCTGTCGACCGCCTGCTGGCCTCTCCCGCCCTCGCCAACCACCCCGCCatcacagccgccaccgccaacACAGCGTGGCGGTAAAGCCAGTACCTTTGCACCCTTTATTACTCTCAGTATCAGGACTTAAGTGTCTTGCAAGTATCCATAGCAAGTCTTCACTGCAGCACTTGGCATTTTTGGAATCACTAGCAACAATTGTTGACAATTTTGCAAGGGTTTCACCTCAAATATCAGTGACCAGGACAATATGCCAGCGACGAACTGAGACAGTACTTCGCGGTACAGTTCACAGAAACTTGTGTATTATAATGGAGAAAGCAGAAATGCGAGCTGCACTCTGCACATTCTGTACATGAATCGGGTGCAGTAAGCAGAGGCGACATGTGTCTATAAACAGAGACACGTCGACAGACTTGTAGGGCAAGAAGCATTTAGCGATAATGCCCAACTTTGGTATGGAAATCAACATGGAGGTCgctggcagcagcaccagcagcagcggagggtagttccaccaggagccagacccagGAGCTGAAGTTTCTTGACGTGTTGCAGCAGGAAGTGTTGTACTGCTTTGCTTATATGGCATTTGATACTTAACTATGTACATAGATTTTTGTAGGAGATAAGTACAAGAAAATGACCATAAACTGTATCCATAAGCTAAGCGCGCGGATATCACATTAGAGATCAGCGAAGTCACGATCTGAAGGGAATGTGTAATAAAAGAAAACTTATGGTGCTGACGTCCCATCCTTGTTATCGTGACTGATGCAGACGAAGTCATCGCGAGTGGCGACCCAGCTAGGAGCTGAGCACAATAGTTGCAAAAAAAACTCCAATAAACcgagaagcacacacacacatgatctcaGGTGCTACACATGAGAGTACGGTCGGGGGCAGCATCTTCCCACCAGCGCCTCCCTTAGACTCCAGTTTCCTttccacctggtgatggtggcgAGGACCTGACAGCGGGAGCCTCCTTCATCCCCCAGCAAGAGATCTTGAACAAGCGCAGAGGTCAGTGGATGCCACACTGACGACGGCGGGTGAGCCTGTGGGCGTTACCTCAGACTACAGCAGCGGAGGTGTGGACGCCTCCCCCTGCTGCAcgcccctcaccccctctctctcccccaccagtCTTCCCGCTCCCCAGGTGCCATAGTCACCGATACAAGACTTCTCTATGGAAACTAGACCAGGGAATTAcacaaacacgactttttatactatttAAAGTGTATTTATTGTATATTGAGTGTAGTTACGGCTTGTGTGCCATGCGGAAATGTCCGCATGAATTGTATGAGTGTAGTTAATGTAATCCTGAAAGTGTTCATCAGTGAAAAGGGATCGTATTCCTTATTATTTATATTGCCTGTAGAGTCAGATTTCTTTGAAAAGGAATCGGGCAACCTAGGTATGACGCTCGTCCCTATTTCGCTGTATGTATTCGCGTGAGCGGTGGTGCACATCCGGGTGTTTTATAAAGGTATCCCAAACACTGGACTTGCTCGTTTAGTCAAGTCACTCTGACGAAACCATCCGCTGTAAAATGCTCACAGAAGGTGTCATCGGCCTACAGCCTAAGTCTAAACGCCAATTAACATATCATGGAAAAAAATGATCACAATGTCTGCACAACCGGATGTCTAGAAGTTGCAATATTTGGGGACTGAATTGATGTATAGAGTTTTGTCACATTTTGCAACGCATTGAATTTGTGAGGTTACGACCGATGCCTGTATATCTGCCATGCTGTGACATAGCAAGTCCTACAGGCAGTGTTgtaaattaaattatatatatatatatatatatatatatatatatatatatatatatatatatatatatatatatataatcaactaGGCATTGTAAGATTTGTAAATATGACAAAACGTGTAGTTAAGGGCATTAATCCAATATTAAGTATAGGTTCAGTAGTCATTACAATAGATTGTAAGTTAACAGCTTAAAATATGTGgcatcaccctccccccctcccttatcTAGTGCCAATGACAACCTGCTTTGGTAGTACCTACGATAGACGAAGCTTAGATGAAGCAGTAGAAGACATcttggagcggggcgtctcagcaAGTAGGACTGCTGGGTccctctgtcccccccccctctctatctctctccatacccccattccaccccccccccccctttccacaaTCCCACCTCTCTCGTCTTGATCTAGCACCCTATGTGAGGAGGCCCCCTGCATCTGGCGCACCGAGCTACAGAAAGTTAAATTTCAGGTGGAAATGAATCCAGGCTGtggattttttttgtgtgtgtatcgaATACAGAGTGTGATTGATGCCTCGTTCTGACCAGAAGCCCCCAGGATGTTGCCGTACTTGTACCAGTGAGCCTTGAGGCTCCACACGACATGACTAGGATGGTGTTGTAGCCACTTGAGACATTGTACCAGGGCTGTACCAGGGTTGTACCAGGGTTCCACTATGGTTGGGCAAGTGTTCCACCAGGGTTGGACAATGGTTGTACCATGATGCTACAAGGGTTGTCCCATGGTTACACCAAGGTTGTCGCATGGTTACACCAAGGTTGTACCATGGTTACACCAAGGTTGTCCCATGGTTACACCAAGGTTGTCCCATGGTTACACCAAGGTTGTCCCATGGTTACACCAAGGTTGTCCCATGGTTACACCAAGGTTGTCCCATGGTTACACCAAGGTTGTCCCATGGTTACACCAAGGTTGTCCCATGGTTACACCAAGGTTGTCCCATGGTTACACCAAGGTTGTACCATGGTTACACCAAGGTTGTACCATGGTGGGTAGCTGGAAAGGGAGGCCAGGAGACGTGCTGCGGCAGCTGTACCACagcaccactgtaccacagcaCCACTGTACCACACCCTTGACCACCTACACCTGGCTACCCCCCCTACCATTACAGCATCTGGTATTCATGCCTTGTAACAAAAGTAACATTGCTGTATCCAATAACTTAAAAACAAATTGAGTGTTTCTCTAATTTTTATGTTGTTTCACTAAATAAAGCAAAAGTTGCTCCCAGTGTTTTATTATTCTTTTTTGGCGTGAGAGTTTATGTAGACACGGATGAGTTAAGTGAGTAaagctagcccccccccccttccctattcCCTATTCTTCATCTCCGTGAGTAATAAAATGTACCACTTATACATGTGGTACAAATGAGTTAAGTGAGTAAAgctagccccccccccttccctattcCCTATTCTTCATCTCCGTGAGTAATAAAATGTACCACTTATACATGTGGTACAAATGAGTTAAGTGAGTAAAgctagccccccccccttccctattcCCTATTCTTCATCTCCGTGAGTAATAAAATGTACCACTTATACATGTGGCACAAATGAGTTAAGTGAGTAaagctagcccccccccccccttccctattcCCTATTCTTCATCTCCGTGAGTAATAAAATGTACCACTTATACATTTGTTCTGTGTTCCACTAGACTTCAAAATTAGAATTAGAAGTCAAATCCTTCTAATTCTGATGTACTTAGCAGTTGTAGGACGCTGCTTATTCGCAAGGCCAAATTGACCCTTATGTGGTGACTCGCAAGGGCCAAATTGGAATGTAttttatatactttatatatttatatataatatatatattttatatttatatttatatatatatatatatatatatatatatatatatatatatatatatatatatatatatatatatataatgtgtgtgtgtgtcatttcgAACAGGAATACGATTAATACGAACAACttatttaattaaaatatttactCTTCAATTAAtaccataacgtttcgaatactcatTAGTGTTCATCATTAGACCTAAAATACATAAAAATCAAATTAACATTAACAGTTAACAAAGAACTTACACTGAAaacatcattaaattcataagagACGAATATgaaactaattaaaaaaaaagaaacgaAAAATAATACCAAAGTCATCTTACGTAATGTTCAAAGAAAATGAGATTTGATAACGGTCAACCGTGACACAATAAGgacgaaacaaaaaaaaaacaattaagatGCAAGATTCAAAAAATCAAAGATTCAATGCAAGACACAAATCAATCATTACCGAATTACCCATGTCTCACATTATACAAGAACAACAATATTATAAAATAATAGACACCCAATTGTTATATTCAGTATCACAATTAAACGTAAAATTATAAAGCATATTCTACTTGTACAAAAAAAACAGCAAAAACACAACTGAAGGGAAATTAAACAATCAAAGAATATAATGACACGTCAATGCATCATGCGCGGAACAAACACTTGATGACATTTGACATAGTAAACAATGCACCGCTGAAGCATTATTGTACAAGAGGCCTCAGCTCCCTCATATATAAAGACTCCATAATTCCCAggtcagactccccccccccccatacccacaAGAGTGCAAAATGTTAGTCTGACTCGTGTAAACACTGATCACTCTCAAGACTGATTCCTAACGTCTGAGAAAGCCTTCATTAATGGCAGACGAGTCTTAaaagatgttgaccaaaccacacactagaaagtgaagggacgacgacgtttcggtccgtcctggaccattctcaagtcgattgtggacttgagaatggtccaggacggactgaaacgtcgtcgtccctccactttctagtatgtggtctgatcaacatacttcagccacgttattgtgactcatcgcctgcagtctTAAAAGACATTCATTCCCCTGTGCTCCTGTTTCTTAATCTTGCAGTTGCGAGTTCAACTTCCCACATATATCCCGCAAAGTCTCTAATAGTGAATAACAATATCAGAAAGGCATAGAGGACCTGAAAGCCATTTGTATGAGTTTCAGGTGAACCCGTCCTCATTTTGAgcccgtcgcattttgacgtatactccacctaagGCCAAACACCGTcttactagaaaatggcagcggctcgcgaaattgacataatgtcccgttttctgttcgtgggtcctctggtaggctaggatagggcactttagtacggcagtttcttgacgttgggaacgctggcGAGAACGGACTGTTCTGGTACCTCAGAAAGGGAAAGGTGGGTAGTTTGTGCTACTTAGGTAACAAGACTTACATTCAAGAAACAAGAACTTCATACCGCTGCCCCAAGCGTATGTAGCGTTCAATTCGCGTTCGAAGCGAAGCGTTTAATTGCATTTCTATTTgcatgcacaaagaaatcacaagaaAAGGCCCATGATTTCTTAGTACCACTGCACATTGCACACGTTAATCTGTcacagtgcaggcgatgagtcacaataacgtggctaaagtatgttgaccagaccacacactagaaggtgaagggacgccgacgtttcggtccgtcctggaccattctcaagtcgattggtctATTCtcatgagaatgatccaggacggactgaaacgtcaacgtcctttcaccttctagtgtgtcgtcTGGTCAACAATCTGTCACAGGATTAACTTGATGTGTCAAATTGCATTTCTGTTCTCTGGAACCCTAGAATTAAGTGCATAGAATTAAAAAACAAATCTAGTGATAAAATCCAGCGATAATTTTTCACATCCAGTTTTTTCGAGCgattattttgtttttttaaagttAAACTTAAAGGTTTTGGCGGGGAAAGGTAAGGAAGTTGCCTCCTTGGGGCGCTTCTTAAGCACAttggacaacccgttctcacactttcgtatagtcaatattgacttattaaatacgtgcatatgtgacatactaaacatactagtttaccttgaaaagcttcatagaaaacaccgaccttacctaaccttcttagtatgttaagataagcatcttattgcttcgtaattacaattattacttaacctattataggtataggtattattatacctatatattattattattatacctatattattatattattatactatatattattattatacctattataggtataggttaagtattaattgtaattacgaagcaataagatgcttatcttaacatactaagaaggttaagtaaggtcggtgttttctacgaagcttttcaaggtaaactagtatgataagtatgtcacatatgcacgtatttaataagtcaatattgactgtaagaaagtgcgagaacgggttgcactggaAGCGAGAGAACAAAAAACAAAGAACCCAAACCAAAAAGAATAACACTGAATACTAGGATAGCATGGGGAAAACTACAGTAAACTTGGGATAACTAGGGATTATTGTAGATAACTAGGGATTATTGTAGATAACTAGGGATTATTGTGGATAACTAGGGTTTATTGTAGATAACTAGGGATTATTGTAGATAACTAGGGATTATTGTGGATAACTAGGGATTATTGTAGATAACTAGGGATTATTGTAGATAACTAGGGATTATTGTGGATAACTAGGGATTATTGTAGATAACTAGGGATTATTGTGGATAACTAGGGATTATTGTGGATAACTAAGAATAACCTGGAATATATAGTTAACACAGGGAACATAAGTTGAATATAATCAGGAACTCTTGGAAATATTAGATCAGTATTGCCAACACAACGTTCACGACTGAACTTGACATCACTGATTTGTAAACCTATGTTAACTTTCGGAGTAAACCTGAACTACTTCTCCTTATCTCAGTAAATCTGAACTACTTCTCCTTATCTCAGTAAACCTGAACTACTTCTCCTTATCTCAGTAAACCTAAACTACTACTTATCTCAGTAAACGTAAACCATTACTTCCCATATGAAAAACTAGATTTCATCCACATGAACTAACCATTTTTCTTTCTGAGTAAACCTAAAGTTTCTTTAATATGTCCTTAAAGGAGTTTCGAAGCAGTTTGTTGTGTAAATGAAAATATCAAAACATTCTCAGCCTCCAGTACATCCACCAGTGTGTGTCTGAAAGTTCTCATTATCTAACGAGAACTCTGCCAACTTTCTTTGAATCCTCAACACCATCCCAATTCTCATCTTATGTCCAAATTACACTAGTCATTCCACATTTCAAAACGCATTATGCAACTGAGCCAATGAGGAAGTTCACTGCATATGGGATTCGTCGTAATGTGAAGGAAGAGACGATGAACTTCGTTCTACACGAGACTGTGAGAAGGTGGtcagttgtggctgtgtttgggaGGAGTCATCAGGTTGTGAAGGCGGAGCACGTCGGGTTGGCTTCACCATCTTGAGGTGATGGTTATATCTGATATGCAAAGTGGCGTCCCAACTATTAAGATGTCCCGTACGCTGTGCTCACGCTAAGTGATAGTCCCAGATGGAGCTTTGGTAGCGTGTGCGTGGCTTGggtgcacacacgcacgcacgcacacatacacacgcacgcacgcacacacacacacacacatacacacacacacacacacacacacacacacacacacacacacacacacacacacacagtgggtggTAGAATCCCACCCACTGAGAAATACTGAATGGATATGCATCAAATTCAATTCTGTAGATATTGGTCATTGGACCCAGACGATTCCTAATGTATAGCACGAAACTGCTGGTAAGTTTAAGCATCTTTTTTAGTTTTAAGGCATCTGGCAAAAAACTTATCAGGACATCAAGTGACTACACTATGCTCCAGAAAAAAATTGTCTAATTATAAGTGTTGCCTGAAAAGTGGCTCTTAGATTTTAACCTCATCAAATGTAAGATAATGAGAATGGGAACCGGTGACTCACAGGCAGACGAACAGAGGAAGCGAAAGTCCTGGTAAAAATATCgtgcctgtcacaggggtggaaaGCATGAACGGTGTTTCATTTTGATTATATGTTAGGATGTGGATCAGGTCTAGCCGTCAGCAAGCTAGACAGCGTAAGATCACCGTATACTCTGTCACACATATGTGAGTGTATACGATGATCTGCCGCATATGTGGGTCAgatcactatatacattcacgtaCGTGAGACCAATTTCGCTGCAAGATTAGTCTCAGAGGACTACAAACGGGGGCCAAACTGAGGAACTGAACCTCATTGTTTCTGAACAAAaataaatgctagagaggacataATTAAGACGAAAAATATACTTAAATATATGTAATACCAGACAAGAACAGAGTGCTTATGTTGAATAACAGGAGAACAAGTGAACTAGCATTGAGGAGAGACAGCAGAGTCACAGGGATGCGAGATCAATGAGAAAGCAGAACACATTCAAATATTTACAAGAGGCTAACTCTATCCATAGTTTTAAAAAGAGGATCTTGCAAGAAACAAGTGGATAGAGTAAGGGGTTGGTGGTAGGGGATAGGGGCCCAAGGTTCCGGGGCATCAATATGTCACACAGACAATAACAGTTAGACAAAACCAGGTCCAGCAACTAGAACTCGACCCTCTAAACTGTGCTAGAAAACTCTTCTCCCATATCATCCACGCCCAGTCGCTACACAAACTGTGGCAGATGGGTAAACATTAAGCAAAAATATTCGCACTTTGGCTTTCGAGAAGCTGGCATAGTGAGCAATAAAGAGCTCGTGTACCCACACACGGTGGGTAGTCTCGAGGTCTTAAACACTGCCACACTATCTTAGCCACAACACTATGTAACGCAACGCGTCTGGTAATTACATACTGCCTCTGCCTCCTGAGGTACGGCCAAGACACTGAACTGGAGATAATGACTATCTTAGCCACTTGAGTCGGACAGCAAGTGGAGGTCTTAATCGCTGCTACTGTCACCGACCCCAACAGCCGCTTCGGCCGGGGTGTTGAGGGCCTTGTTACCTCGTGATCCTTGAGagtaactcactcactcactcactcactcactcactcactcactcactcactcactcactcactcacacacacacacacacacacacacacacacaccacacacacacacaccacacacacacacacacacagtctctcactcactctctctttcaAGCACAAGGCATCAGCTTGAAAATGTTGGGATTACGAAATCAAAACGCGAAAAAGATCCCAAAAGAAAGAGTTCCATTAGACTGTGCAGTTTACAATGGACGTAAATTAAACTTAAAGGAGTTCAGAGGACGACAGCAAACCCACAGATTCGAAGGAAGTAGAAGATAGAATCTACCTTCAGAAGATGGATTAAATCAGCTTAATTTGCATTCTCGAGAATGACGAAGATCACTTTATTCAAGTATATAAATGAATGAAATGATATAAaggattatattatattatattatatatatatatatatatatatatatatatatatatatatatatatatatatatatatatatatataaagaatttcAACACGAAATAGCACTCGAAACAATATATATGGAAAAGTTTAAGATTCACCCAAGACCTGGATGAATACTAAGACTGGAAAATAGGGTTGCTTATTTTTTTAACGAATTGCTGACCACCGTAATAGATGCGGGGTcggtggattgtttcaagcgcagtttagacatacctgagtttgtatgtgtgtgtataaatatgagccatctcgtataggccaatattgCTTCTGTATTTTTTCATATTCATACAATGAAACACACACATACGTGCATGATTCAAGTCATTAAGAAGATGAACATGTTAAGGGCAATAATTAACAGTTTGGCTAGTTAATCGCTTCGTTAATCACGACGAGGCAAGAGGAAATATACGATAGAGAAGGATGACCAAGAATACAAACAGTAAGTCACAATAGCATGCTTGAACATCAGCCACTCGACCCCACACATCTCTGAAAATGAAGGAAATGTCGTCATcagtcctggactattatcaagtgGAAGGGATTACGACAAGGATTTACGACAAGGATTTACGACAGgatggggaggaaggaatggtgcgcaAGCACttggggacggtcgg
Encoded proteins:
- the LOC138362715 gene encoding dachshund homolog 1-like isoform X3, encoding MDKSPLLANGYHAPPHFNPLQYMAHHMAGLGYPPLLPGGLPGGMPAGPVGPHPISPPEASPLKHPQITPESLARMHEERVDRERQMALDQRRGLTPTNMPGPHHPMPPTSAHDDHQPPISPVLNLSKGAVSEEAQEEREDERDHDLASHDSGRDLHDHDRRHDPHDDDRLSDMDDDDDKEESMDVADAWTRASSTLGQTQLTSPPAPPGALASMGGNAPLSSTEVLLRNILGLLRVAEENARHHERQTQCEKAELKMEVLRERELRETLEKQLQEEQKNRILMQKRCAKLKKLRRRLQERLDVEMKRRSRYEDHIRSNSPDALGDINGTYTIRKEMEAIAAELQNDELKQSQQQKEEREAVDRLLASPALANHPAITAATANTAWR
- the LOC138362715 gene encoding dachshund homolog 1-like isoform X1 gives rise to the protein MDKSPLLANGYHAPPHFNPLQYMAHHMAGLGYPPLLPGGLPGGMPAGPVGPHPISPPEASPLKHPQITPESLARYVRMHEERVDRERQMALDQRRGLTPTNMPGPHHPMPPTSAHDDHQPPISPVLNLSKGAVSEEAQEEREDERDHDLASHDSGRDLHDHDRRHDPHDDDRLSDMDDDDDKEESMDVADAWTRASSTLGQTQLTSPPAPPGALASMGGNAPLSSTEVLLRNILGLLRVAEENARHHERQTQCEKAELKMEVLRERELRETLEKQLQEEQKNRILMQKRCAKLKKLRRRLQERLDVEMKRRSRYEDHIRSNSPDALGDINGTYTIRKEMEAIAAELQNDELKQSQQQKEEREAVDRLLASPALANHPAITAATANTAWR
- the LOC138362715 gene encoding dachshund homolog 1-like isoform X2, which codes for MDKSPLLANGYHAPPHFNPLQYMAHHMAGLGYPPLLPGGLPGGMPAGPVGPHPISPPEASPLKHPQITPESLARYVRMHEERVDRERQMALDQRRGLTPTNMPGPHHPMPPTSAHDDHQPPISPVLNLSKGAVSEEAQEEREDERDHDLASHDSGRDLHDHDRRHDPHDDDRLSDMDDDDDKEESMDVADAWTRASSTLGQTQLTSPPAPPGALASMGGNAPLSSTEVLLRNILGLLRVAEENARHHERQTQCEKAELKMEVLRERELRETLEKQLQEEQKNRILMQKRCAKLKKLRRRLQERLDVEMKRRSRYEDHIRSNSPDALGDINDTIRKEMEAIAAELQNDELKQSQQQKEEREAVDRLLASPALANHPAITAATANTAWR